One Gloeobacter morelensis MG652769 DNA window includes the following coding sequences:
- a CDS encoding DUF2442 domain-containing protein, with protein MAEYDASALERAVESAREAGQARQLAGPLAERVRYDRRSRTLVIYLNTGYGVMIPVRSLQGLADATPEQLREVTFGPSRTGIRFPALDADFSLDGLLKGIFGTERWMQDLRTVAAKGGSARSAAKVNAARANGKKGGRPRKQQPHLIVAPE; from the coding sequence ATGGCTGAATATGACGCTTCAGCACTTGAGCGCGCTGTCGAGAGTGCGCGCGAAGCGGGACAGGCTCGCCAACTTGCCGGACCGCTCGCTGAGCGAGTCCGCTACGATCGCCGCAGCCGAACCCTCGTGATTTACCTGAACACTGGTTATGGGGTGATGATCCCGGTGCGCTCACTCCAGGGTCTGGCTGACGCCACCCCGGAGCAATTGCGGGAGGTAACCTTTGGCCCCTCGCGCACCGGTATACGCTTCCCGGCCCTCGACGCTGATTTCAGCCTCGACGGACTGCTCAAGGGCATCTTCGGCACCGAGCGATGGATGCAGGATCTGCGCACCGTAGCCGCCAAGGGTGGTTCCGCCCGCAGCGCGGCCAAAGTCAACGCCGCCCGCGCAAACGGCAAAAAGGGTGGCAGACCCCGCAAGCAGCAGCCACACCTGATCGTTGCGCCTGAGTAA
- a CDS encoding DUF4160 domain-containing protein, which yields MPTILQVDGFQGVIYFNDHEPAHVHVFKADGEMRVKIDDASRAPIPIEIVNLKNNDVRRGLAIVGLPIGNC from the coding sequence ATGCCCACAATTCTGCAGGTAGACGGTTTTCAAGGGGTCATCTACTTCAACGACCATGAACCTGCACACGTCCACGTCTTTAAAGCGGATGGTGAAATGCGCGTCAAAATCGACGATGCTAGCCGTGCACCAATTCCCATTGAGATTGTCAACCTGAAGAACAACGATGTGCGGCGCGGCCTGGCTATCGTGGGGCTGCCGATCGGGAATTGCTGA
- the thiC gene encoding phosphomethylpyrimidine synthase ThiC, with amino-acid sequence MLRTEWIARRHGHANVSQMYYARQGLVTEEIAYVARRENLEPELVRSEVARGRLIIPANIHHPNLEPMGIGIATRCKVNANIGASPNASNLGEEVAKLELAVKYGADTVMDLSTGGGDLDAIRSAIIQASPVPIGTVPMYQALEAVHGNVEKLTPEHILDVIEKHAKQGVDYMTIHAGILIEHLPLTQGRLTGIVSRGGGILARWMLAHHKQNPLYTHFDEIIHIFKKYDVSFSLGDSLRPGCQHDASDAAQFAELKTLGELTRRAWAHDVQVMVEGPGHVPMHQIEMNVRKQMQECSEAPFYVLGPLVTDIAPGYDHITSAIGAALAGWYGTAMLCYVTPKEHLGLPNAEDVRTGLIAYKIAAHAADIARGRPGARDRDDELSRARYNFDWNRQFELSLDPERAREYHDETLPADIYKSAEFCSMCGPKFCPMQTKIDSQVLSELEAALKTQPVAAQD; translated from the coding sequence ATGCTACGCACCGAATGGATCGCGCGCCGGCACGGGCACGCCAATGTCTCGCAGATGTACTACGCTCGCCAGGGGCTCGTCACCGAGGAGATAGCCTACGTCGCCCGCCGCGAAAATCTTGAGCCCGAACTCGTCCGCTCCGAGGTGGCGCGCGGTCGGCTGATTATCCCCGCCAACATCCACCACCCCAACCTGGAGCCGATGGGTATCGGCATCGCCACCCGCTGCAAAGTCAACGCCAACATCGGCGCTTCGCCGAACGCTTCGAACCTGGGCGAGGAAGTGGCCAAACTGGAACTGGCCGTCAAGTACGGCGCCGACACGGTGATGGATCTGTCCACCGGCGGCGGCGATCTAGATGCGATTCGCAGCGCCATCATCCAGGCAAGTCCGGTGCCCATCGGCACGGTGCCCATGTACCAGGCCCTTGAAGCGGTCCACGGCAACGTCGAGAAGCTCACCCCCGAGCACATCCTGGATGTGATCGAAAAGCACGCCAAGCAGGGGGTCGATTACATGACCATCCACGCGGGCATCTTAATCGAGCATTTGCCTTTAACCCAGGGTCGCCTCACCGGCATCGTCTCGCGCGGCGGCGGCATCCTGGCGCGCTGGATGCTCGCCCACCACAAACAAAACCCGCTCTACACCCACTTCGACGAGATTATCCACATCTTCAAGAAGTACGACGTCTCCTTCAGCCTGGGCGATTCGCTGAGGCCCGGCTGTCAGCACGACGCGAGCGACGCCGCCCAGTTTGCCGAACTGAAGACCCTGGGCGAACTCACCCGCCGCGCCTGGGCGCACGACGTGCAGGTGATGGTCGAAGGCCCCGGCCACGTGCCCATGCACCAGATCGAGATGAACGTGCGCAAGCAGATGCAGGAATGCTCCGAAGCGCCTTTTTATGTACTCGGTCCCCTGGTCACCGACATCGCCCCGGGCTACGACCACATCACCAGCGCCATCGGCGCCGCCCTGGCCGGCTGGTACGGTACCGCCATGCTCTGTTACGTGACCCCCAAAGAGCACCTGGGTCTGCCCAACGCCGAGGATGTGCGTACAGGGCTCATCGCCTACAAGATCGCCGCCCACGCCGCCGACATCGCCCGCGGCCGTCCGGGGGCGAGAGATCGCGACGACGAGTTGTCCCGCGCCCGCTACAACTTCGACTGGAATCGCCAGTTCGAGCTTTCCCTCGACCCGGAGCGCGCCCGCGAGTACCACGACGAGACCTTGCCGGCCGATATCTACAAATCCGCCGAATTCTGCTCGATGTGCGGCCCCAAGTTCTGCCCGATGCAGACCAAGATCGACTCGCAGGTGCTCAGCGAACTGGAAGCGGCCCTCAAGACCCAGCCGGTCGCAGCCCAGGACTAG